A window of Ranitomeya variabilis isolate aRanVar5 chromosome 2, aRanVar5.hap1, whole genome shotgun sequence contains these coding sequences:
- the LOC143808966 gene encoding uncharacterized protein LOC143808966: MGHSIAQLRFQILEHIDQGRRGQNRIKLLKRREAFWIFTLQTLEPKGLNRDYDTVPEEDEDLIENEHLISLVHERVALWDTRDPLHANNVTIRRLWNEVAAALWDGWANAPARVRSAFVSKVKTRWRSMKDRFNKDLRQESQLPSGSAARIRKYKYHRILAFLRPVLARRTTWSSTVGPGSGAVLHQSATDPSQPSSSAAASGPATQPGDQEAGPSGVPLPQSSASSQFFMGSSRQRQRAADRSLMPEFLHLSSVFHEGLKAMGDRLDTAISHMSTRIQEVTTALAQVKADLQRPAHHFFNQIEQGMSEHLSPELQITVMQACNAAYVQAMQQSRYFQQTVGAFPTVPTLSRFTSMPTSAAYHCTATSIPNTAGPYYSTTTMPSAVGQPTATTMTTAAPAWASSTATSMLPPQDPGLAFPATTTRLPLPDPALACMIYHCGFLSKTSGKFLVRQDDLESLIGTDPWIVGFFAQER; the protein is encoded by the exons ATGGGACATAGTATTGCCCAGTTAAGATTCCAGATTTTGGAGCATATTGATCAAGGAAGAAGGGGACAAAATAGGATAAAGTTGTTAAAGAGACGTGAAGCATTCTGGATCTTCACCCTACAGACTCTTGAGCCAAAGGGACTCAATAGGGATTACGATACG gttccagaggaggatgaggacctaattgagaatgaacacctcatctccctggttcacgagcgagtcgcattgtgggacacccgggatccactgcacgccaacaatgtgacgatccggaggctttggaatgaggtggccgcagcgttgtgggatggctgggccaatgccccggctcgggtccgttctgcatttg tgtcaaaagtgaaaacacgttggagatcgatgaaggaccgcttcaacaaggacctgcgccaagagagccagcttccaagtggttctgcagcaaggatacgcaaatacaagtaccaccgcatccttgcgtttttgagaccggtccttgcacgaagaac cacttggagctccactgttggcccaggttctggagcggtccttcatcagtcagccacggacccgtcccagccatcctccagcgctgcagcaagtgggcctgccacacaacctggagaccaggaagctggtccatcaggtgttccccttccccagtcctctgcctctagccaattttttatgggctcctcccggcagcggcagagggccgcggacaggtcactcatgcccgagtttttgcacttgagctcggtcttccatgagggactcaaggcgatgggtgaccgactggatactgccattagtcatatgagcacacgtatccaggaggtaaccacagcccttgcccaagtgaaagccgacctccagaggccagcacatcatttttttaatcagatagaacagggcatgtcggaacaccttagtcctgagctccagattactgttatgcaggcctgcaatgctgcttacgtgcaggctatgcagcagagtcggtattttcagcagacagtgggggcatttccaacagtgcccacactgtcacgctttacatcaatgccgacatctgctgcataccactgcacggccacctccattccaaacactgccggaccgtattatagcaccaccaccatgcccagtgcagtgggtcagcccaccgccaccaccatgacaactgctgctcctgcttgggcctcctccactgccaccagcatgctgccgccgcaggaccctggcctggcgttccccgccaccactacaagactgccgttgccggaccctgccctggc